The Ricinus communis isolate WT05 ecotype wild-type chromosome 8, ASM1957865v1, whole genome shotgun sequence sequence GGCGGTGGCACTCCTCCTTTCTTAACACAGGCGGCAACCCCTCCTCCTCTTTTTCCACTTCTTCttcgttattttcttaatcatTGTGTTTTAGTtgtctttttttatctttgtaCTGTGAAGTTTGGTTTTTGTCCTCCTCTTTTGAGTAGATCTGAATGTTTTTCTTATCTAACGTTGTTTGTTAGTCTGAAAATATTAGATCCAACCATGAATCTTAAGTTTCAAACTTTTTAGATAATTTGAAATTGTcaagttttaatttataaaggaTGAACATATTTCTAAAATCTATGGTTAACTTGGGTCCAAGAGTTATGAAACTCTTGAGATTGTTGGTCAAGTATCAAAGGACAGGTTTGTTAAACGCCTCGTAGTGCAGATGTCTTTCCAACCTGCAAATGAAATTTCAAGTTTAggagtaatttttttttaattaatctttgaatttaagttttctttttttgctaaataaaataaaaataaataaaataataaagataaaaatactGGTATAGTATATGAAGTACAAAAACACCTTTTGAATGGTACCTATGGCAATTTTGTTTGTAATCCAAATAGGGCTCAAAGAAAGGTGCAATATAGAAGAAGTCTTTATTTAGGTTAGAATTCAATTCAAGCCAATAAAGAAACCCAGTGAAGAAGAGCAACTAGTTTAACTTGCAACCAATCAGAATCAGCGGTTGTGGGGCCCATTCTTCGAGAGGGGAGTCTCACCCTCTACACAACACAAACTCTTCATTATGAAGCAAacaagacttcactatttgcTACCCAACAAATCTCTTCATTACTGACCACCACCCTTCAGCTTTTCCTTGTTCCTTTCTATTTCCCCTTCTcctttttttcatatattattaaaaatcctttgataaattatttttatttttattttattctcggtaaagataaaaataattattttctgacCTACAGTTCATTATTTGCtaattaataactttttaacttattaattaatcaatttttacttttttccaAGAAATAGTTTACTAATTACAATCCAATTTTCATCTTAGCCATAAATTAGAttggaaaaaagaatattaaggTGGGTTTTCAAGGATTGTGTTTATAATGATCATATCATACTTAAAATCATTGAAAGTCGTTTATATGTCACTTTGGATTGTTAAATCACTCGAGTATCAACAACTTAACGAAATATTAATGTCCAAGTGTGCAATAAAAGGCAATAAGGCAACAAGTAATAGGTAATCCAAATCTCTTTGCAACTTTAAAATATccataataattttgattacgATATAAGAACAATAGTTTCAACTATAGtcaattattattctttctttccttataaataattcaaatttaactACATAGAAGTGAAAGATGAActaaagttatattttattatttaatttattttacaatagTAGTTTCaagaaattcattttatactagaagaataatataaatttttttacatataatgtaaaatttatatataattccaatttataaatattgaacttgaattaaaatatattataaaaattagaccTATTGGTTTGAGATTGAAATTAGTTAAACTCGGAACTTAGCTTCAGAccgaaataaaataattttaaacaaattttaaatactataGTCCTTGAACTGAAATTATAGATTTCATGAACTGCAGTGAGCTCTAATGAAAGCAAGGGATTAGGAATTTTCTTTATTGGAAaggtgaaaaaagaaaaaacagaaacaGAAACAGAAAAATCTCCTAGATAAGTGGAGTGCAAGAAGATAGGGTTTTGAGTGGACATAgaggaaaacaaaagaaaattaataaaaattaagaaatcaacaaaagaaaaaaagaagaagagaaaattagagaaaaaaacaaataaaatattatccgATGAGAGGAGTTGCACACCACCCAATACATGAGATGTCATGAGTCACTCAAAAGCTGTTCCAACAAAACCTCTCTTCACTCCATACATAACATCCTCTTACTGTTTTTATCTCCTGCTTCCAAGTATATTGTACCTGATGGCGGTCCCCTTCTTAAATTACTACTCTTAAGATTACTGCTTTTTCCCCAATCAGAAACGCGTCGTTTTTGACGCTCCAGATTGTTTTACTCCACGGATCCATGAGATGGTTTTGATTCCCTACCTCAAGGCTACCTGTACTTTCTTGACTTTGTTACCGTTGGATTTTATCTTTGTACTCTTTTGGCGTATTCTACTTTCTCTAGGTTTTGTTACGGTAGGTATTATGGTACAACTcctcatttttcttaattaattataaggtGTTTATCATACTATTTACAAAGTGCATTACTGGtcaattatatttctatttattatattatatggtAATTATatacttcaaaataaataagattttagtattaatatttttttatttgtaaacaaaaaattattatcaagcTGTTTTCAACCGTCTTAATagctaaaatatttattacaaatttataaatttaaaattttaatatgtcaaaagagaaataaatttttattagataaaaattaaaattttataaattttttaaatattattgtacttaaattaaattatgtagaatcttatttattgaaatataaaacatatagtataaaatataaaagatcaataaagtatatattttctaagattgatttatatatatatatatatatatatatatatgtatatatatattatattttttttatctaaaatgacattttaactcgttaataatataaattataaaaataattattatcgtCCGGATTTAATTCAtgttaatctttttaatatcataaagaGATATTATCTAAACgttatataaaagaaactcataaataacttattaaaatctaaaaaaaattaactagatctaacattaaatttatttaaaatgtgAAATATCTATTAAGATTAAATACTTATAGTTTATTATGTATTCCTGCTCCAAACCAAAGGAAATTAAacatgttttaattattaattagtatgttaacttaataaaagtacaattattttacaaatgaatgaaaaaattgaaaagcatATTAATTCCAATAAGTTGTGCAAAACCAGAGatagttttaattaaaaagtaatatgttaatattactattatgaGAAATTTCgagtttaatattttcatatttattaatattaatagaaacaTACGGCCtcgataataaaaataaaaaatgactaTTGGGTGAAGAAAAGGagattaaaagaagaaaaaaaaaaaaaatacttccCCCCACTTTACAACGTTAAAATGGCAAAACAACAAAAGTGAAACATTCGAGCAAAACTGGAAGTGATTCCGATTCCGACATTGATGCGTCGAAAATACGAGCTAAACGTTATCTACTTTTCCCTTTCAATTATGCATCAGATTCCCACTGCACTTAACCTACAACCTAAATCACTCACCGTTCATCAAACCTGGAACCCCCCTACCTCGttgaaatgaaaaaacaatccaACAGTCGTTATCACATACATGACCTGATATAATAATGCTCAACCGCACACTATTCTTTCCCTTTCTCTATCCTTATAATATTCCTTCATTTTATTCCTCCCTATCCACGTATCCAATATCACGCCACACAACTCTTCAACAAATCACCATTTGATCAAAActgaataagaaaattaagagataTGATATAAATTCTTACAATACTCCAGAAATTTATCTTGATATGCACTTTTATCCATACAGTTTCAAAACTAACACTTTGATCCTTATGATGTACCAGTCTAAAATGATCTAAGCTAGTGAGGTTGGCTCATGTTTGACTCCTTGAAAGAGCTCATATATGGACTCTGTTTGTTATGTAAATAGACACTGTTTGGATTGAAAACTCGTAAATAATTcgaaatatatattaacttaatgaatattattaggataatcttatcaaatttaatttatttatgttttataagttattatatatacaaaaagataattaatatatttatcagaaaagtaattattacataatatttaatttttaactactatattaaatttgtaattaagtCATTTGagatattgataaatgaaatttacaaaagaatctaatattaattaaaggttGAATCAATATAAAagtacaaattaaaaataagaattttgatGTTCAACTCAATTCAGTTCACtttatattatgattataACTTCTGAAATTTATCAGGAAATGTGACAAAAAATAGGACATAAAATGTGCAATGGATTTGAGCACTTTTTGAgattataataaattgttaACTCGAAATAAGGATGAATATtggttaaattattattttttattttgcataTGTTAGTAATATATGGAgaataactcatttaattaaaCAGGTgacattttaaattcaattatgaatttgaatcattttagaataaaagaatatttgcaccttacttttttttctgctttaatcttattttcttataaacaaaattacgaggacatatttttattttatagattgATACTTTATAGTATTTATTACACATTTAGTATATGttattgtattattaaatacttttaattaaaataaatgttaattATGTACTAATAAACCGacaatgattaaaaaaaaccaACAATGGAATTATggctttttaataaaaattcaaacttcaTCCTAATATGATCAACAAAATGTAGGAACTAAATATTCATAAGTAAATATTGTATGATCCATCATATTTTTAGTgataatttaaagatttataaaCCAATCTGATTTTTTCTGGTAATATGAAACTTAACAATTAAAGTGTAATTAAACTATAGCGGAGAAGTAGTAATTTCAAGAAAGCAAGAACAAATTGGTCCAATTTGATGATTTTGACCTATACattcatatattataagttaaaaaaattaatttatagagaatttaaaattaactgACCATTATAGAATGTTAATTTTATGCTATTAAACTAAAGAATAGTAAGTAGAATAACCATGTCTATTGGTAACAAACTGGCCTTGGATATTTGGAcgaaaaatttgataaaaatgtaATCTGTATACCCACGATTGAAGTACaaaatgttaataaattttgaggattaaaatgctaCTTTTAGAACAGAAGGGATTGAGACGTATAGTAAGACAAACTTCaggaatattttaataattaatctaagaaGTTAAAACGGTCCAGATGCAACTTCATGAAATAGAGTAAACCGCACGATATAACACCCTCACATTCCCCAAAAATTGCTATAAtcttcaaatataaataaagcacGCGAACCACACCGAAGAGCTTcgttctctctctctcactatCTGAAAACTCTCTCACCTAAGCTGTACGGTCATCGGGGAAACTTCTCTTAGGGTTCAGgcgaggaggaggaggaggagaagCATGGGGTCAACTTTGTTATCGGATCTAGGAACGGAGGTTCTAGTGCCGGTATGCGCGATTGTCGGCATCATATTCTCATTAGTCCAGTGGTACTTAGTGTCGCGCGTGAAACTCACGTCTGAACGCCACGCGCCAGGTTCGTCGCCCAGTAGCGGTGGTGGTAACAAGAACGGTTataatgattatcttattGAAGAAGAGGAAGGTCTGAATGACCAAAGTGTCGTCGCTAAATGCGCTGAAATTCAAAGTGCAATATCTGAAggtataataataacaacaatagTATTAACAAcaagttttagtttttcttagaTCTTTCAGTTTTTGTTTTAGATCTGTTTATAGTTTTGTGTTATTATTGTGTAACTGAGTGTAATTCAGCTTTACTATCTGTTTGGTTATTGTTTCTTTGCagtaaaaattagttttaattgcTATAACATTTTTGAGATTCAAAAGTTCAATTTACGTTGCGTTTTAGGTTTGTATTTTGAACTGCTTATAGTTGAAGCACCGCAGCGCtccttagtattatattgcaCTGTTtagatcttctttttcttttttgttttggaaatggattattttaaaaaatagaaaaaagttaCTGCTGTTTTAATCGTGGAACATATGGATCTATTATATTGGGACTGTTTATAGAAAGATATTGATGATATGTTATTATAATACAGCTATATTTGGTgtggttattattattatttgtcttATGTGTATTAGGATATGTGGCTGTTCCTTGAGTGTTAGTATGTTACTGTCTCTATGTTATGAGTTCCACGTGCGCTGCACGTGGGTGTTGTTTGCTTGGTGAGGAATCTTTTGAGCAGATTGACTgttgaataaagaaaaatatcaaatgtaAAGTAAGGTTCTTTATGgggataaaatatattatattctatTCTCTTGGATTTTCGTGCATTTTCCGGCAGTAATGTTGggtgattctttctgcttCCGGTCCTATCTTATAGTCATTACTGTAGTTAATTGTTTTGtcttattcaatttatttttgttggaaGTATTGTAATTAGTAGTTCAATGAATTTTTACTGCTATATGTAATGAGGATTAAATGTTAATTTGTTTAGGCAACAAAGTTGGGGCTGTCTTTTTCTACGAAGAGGGGGAAATAATAAGCGTACCAAATCTGTCTGTGATTAATATTATTCTGCAATGCTAGCTGGATTTAGATGGTATCATCTTATCATGCACATTGCATACGCTGCATAGTGACAAAATTGGTTATCTTCTATGTACATGATAAAGTTTGAATTAATCAAGTATACTGTtattgctattattattaccAGTTCTTTTAGATCTATATCATTATGATCATTATTACTATTGTTGCGGCATTATAATTATGGCTAGCAATTGCTTTTTTATGCCGTGTGAATGAGGTATGTGGCTTGTGTTATTCTGACCAATGATGTACTTAGTCTTTTGTTGGTAAGGTAGTATCGCTTGCAAAGATATCAAAAAGAGTGATGTAACATGAACCTTTATCTAGGTTTATATagaaatcatttttattatttcaaaatttcagcCAACTTCAATTTTGTTACTAGAGAtgttttcattctttttctcttcctgTTACTTGCCCTACCATATATGATATCGGCTCCAATTTTCTGTTGCTAAATGCCTTGTCCCCTCTACCGTTCTTGTAATgatctcttctttctttctttccttctgccttttaaaattattgttgtTTAGATTATAGTCTTTGTCTATATAAATTTGTGGTTTATGGCTTTAATAGGTGCCACATCTTTTCTGTTCACGGAATATCAGTATGTTGGTATTTTCATGGTTGCTTTTGCAATCTTGATATTCCTTTTCTTGGGTTCTGTTGAGGGCTTTAGCACAAAGAGCCGACCATGTACTTTTGATTCACAGAAGACTTGCAAACCAGCACTTGCTACTGCAATATTCAGTACTGTCTCATTTTTACTTGGTGCCGTCACTTCAGTCCTCTCTGGTTTCCTGGGGATGAAGATTGCTACCTATGCCAATGCAAGAACTACCTTGGAAGCAAGAAAGGGAGTTGGAAAGGCTTTTATTACTGCATTTAGGTCTGGTGCAGTAATGGGTTTTCTGCTTGCTGCAAATGGTCTATTGTTTCTTTATATTGCTATAAATCTCTTCAAGCTGTACTATGGGGATGACTGGGAAGGTCTCTTTGAATCAATTACTGGCTATGGTCTTGGGGGATCTTCTATGGCTCTCTTTGGGAGGGTTGGTGGTGGTATCTACACCAAAGCTGCCGATGTTGGTGCTGATCTTGTGGGAAAGGTTGAAAGAAACATTCCAGAAGATGATCCAAGAAACCCAGCTGTAAGCATTGCTGCTctatatgaaaattaaattgatactTATTTGGGTTTCACTGACATTGTTCAATTATAACCCTTCACAGGTCATTGCTGACAATGTTGGGGACAATGTTGGAGACATTGCTGGTATGGGATCTGATCTTTTTGGCTCTTATGCTGAATCATCTTGTGCTGCCCTTGTCGTTGCTTCCATCTCCTCTTTTGGAATCAACCATGAGTTCACTGCCATGCTATATCCTCTGCTTATTAGTTCTGTGGGTATCCTGGTTTGTTTGATTACTACCCTCTTTGCCACTGATTTCTTCGAAATCAAGGCTGTGAAGGAAATTGAACCGGCACTAAAGAAGCAGCTTGTTATCTCCACTATTCTTATGACCGTGGGCATTGCAATTGTAACTTGGATTGGCTTGCCTTCATCTTTCacaattttcaattttggtACTCAGAAGGTTGTTAAGAACTGGTAAGTGTAAATGATTCTCTTTCAGTGGTTATTAAGCATGTTATGGATAAAGCCTTTGTAGGAGCGTGGTTGGTGTATCACTGGGTCGGTGGGGGAACCCGTAGGAAGGGGGGACGACCCGCCGAATTCACATCAGAAATTGCCAACATGAACACAAACGAAATCGTGAATTGCGTATAGAAAGAAAACGAACCACTTCTATTCTCGGAGCTGTGTTTATTCCCTTCCATTTAGATTAGATATTTAGATGTAGTTAATCCTCTTGTTTCTATGGTATGGTGGACTATCGGGCATAGTtagatatttattagtattatttttgaatttatttgcCAGTCAGTCCATTGCTAATCCCAGGCGAACGAATAGCTTTCTTTCATAGGCAGGAATTGCTGGCCATTCACCttcaatttcatttcttttttgaaggGAAGGCCTAGCCCTCATAGgttttaatatgaaatagCATATGGATTTAGTCAGTCTTGGACTGCGCTTTTTGGCTGTATTGTGGTAGAATTTCCTattgatttaaaaatgaaGAGGTTTGTGGAcaaagcttttttttttggtactACATGGTGAAAACGGTAGGCACTTGTGCTCGCATACATGCAGCGATTTTGCTACTATCATGGGTTTGTAGGGGTAAAatgtttttgaatttgatctGAAAGTTTTAACCTAGCGTTTTTACCCAAATGCCAAGTTAATTGAATTTGAAAGAGTTGTAGTGTGGTTTTCTATATTACAGGCTGCATGCTTCCTTAATGACCTGGTACAAGTAATATCACGATTCATTTGCAGGCAATTGTTCTTGTGTGTGTCTGTTGGTCTTTGGGCTGGACTTATTATTGGATTTGTTACCGAGTACTACACCAGCAATGCTTATAGGTACTGATAATGTTATTTGAATTGGTTTCTTATGAACACATTCTATTTGGATGctaaatttgtttattatgtGTACAGCCCTGTGCAAGATGTTGCCGACTCCTGCAGGACTGGAGCTGCCACTAATGTCATCTTTGGTCTTGCCTTGGGATACAAATCTGTCATTATTCCAATTTTTGCCATTGCAGCTAGCATTTTTGTTAGTTTTAGTTTTGCGGCTATGTATGGCATTGCTGTGGCTGCTCTTGGAATGTTAAGCACAATTGCCACTGGATTGGCTATTGATGCTTATGGCCCCATTAGTGACAATGCTGGAGGCATTGCTGAGATGGCTGGCATGAGTCACCGCATTCGAGAAAGGACTGATGCTCTTGATGCAGCTGGCAACACTACTGCTGCCATTGGAAAGGTATGATATGCCCTTTCTAGATTACACATGCCATTATTATTTCATGTTGTGATTATTCCTTTCTCTGGCTCCATAAACCTTCTTTGTAGCTATACATGCTTTTGAACTTACAAAACAGTTGAACTAAAAGAGACACATGATATCATATGTTTAAGTAAGACCATTAGTAGATCATGCAGCCCAAGATGTCTTCAAGTAAATCATATGCTAGGCTAAAATGTGGGCGTTTTTCTTATGCTTgtggtttctttcttttatggcTTCTTCTCATTTCTTTTGCGTTTTCCAGGGATTTGCCATTGGGTCTGCTGCTTTGGTGTCTTTGGCTTTATTTGGTGCTTTTGTGAGCCGTGCAGCAATTTCAACTGTTGACGTTTTGACCCCAAAGGTCTTCATTGGTCTGATAGTGGGTGCCATGCTTCCTTACTGGTTTTCTGCAATGACAATGAAGAGTGTGGGAAGTGCAGCTCTGAAGATGGTTGAGGAGGTTCGCAGGCAGTTCAACACTATTCCTGGTCTTATGGAGGGTCATGCCAAGCCTGATTACGCTACCTGTGTCAAGATCTCTACTGATGCATCTATCAAAGAGATGATTCCACCAGGTGCTCTGGTCATGCTCACACCCCTCATTGTTGGAACCTTCTTTGGTGTTGAGACTCTTTCTGGCGTGCTGGCTGGTTCCCTTGTCTCTGGCGTTCAGGTGATGGAATGATGGTACAACTTTGAATTGGTAGTTGACCAAAGAT is a genomic window containing:
- the LOC8282702 gene encoding pyrophosphate-energized vacuolar membrane proton pump, with protein sequence MGSTLLSDLGTEVLVPVCAIVGIIFSLVQWYLVSRVKLTSERHAPGSSPSSGGGNKNGYNDYLIEEEEGLNDQSVVAKCAEIQSAISEGATSFLFTEYQYVGIFMVAFAILIFLFLGSVEGFSTKSRPCTFDSQKTCKPALATAIFSTVSFLLGAVTSVLSGFLGMKIATYANARTTLEARKGVGKAFITAFRSGAVMGFLLAANGLLFLYIAINLFKLYYGDDWEGLFESITGYGLGGSSMALFGRVGGGIYTKAADVGADLVGKVERNIPEDDPRNPAVIADNVGDNVGDIAGMGSDLFGSYAESSCAALVVASISSFGINHEFTAMLYPLLISSVGILVCLITTLFATDFFEIKAVKEIEPALKKQLVISTILMTVGIAIVTWIGLPSSFTIFNFGTQKVVKNWQLFLCVSVGLWAGLIIGFVTEYYTSNAYSPVQDVADSCRTGAATNVIFGLALGYKSVIIPIFAIAASIFVSFSFAAMYGIAVAALGMLSTIATGLAIDAYGPISDNAGGIAEMAGMSHRIRERTDALDAAGNTTAAIGKGFAIGSAALVSLALFGAFVSRAAISTVDVLTPKVFIGLIVGAMLPYWFSAMTMKSVGSAALKMVEEVRRQFNTIPGLMEGHAKPDYATCVKISTDASIKEMIPPGALVMLTPLIVGTFFGVETLSGVLAGSLVSGVQIAISASNTGGAWDNAKKYIEAGASEHARSLGPKGSEPHKAAVIGDTIGDPLKDTSGPSLNILIKLMAVESLVFAPFFATHGGLLFKIF